Genomic window (Arachis hypogaea cultivar Tifrunner chromosome 13, arahy.Tifrunner.gnm2.J5K5, whole genome shotgun sequence):
aataagaaaaaaaatattgtaaattaCTTTGTACTAATAAACCCATCATCGTTATAATAAGATATTGTgcatttatcttatctttagcaGTTTTAGTAGGTGTTTACGTTAACAAAAAATATGAAACTATTTTTAAGTACATATACAGCTAATTCAACtcaagaatagataaaatatgttAGTAAATTTTAACAAGTAGTAATATTGGTCATATTACTTTGATTTCAAGAGTAATTAGGATATATagtagaatataaaatatttctAAGTAGATTTTAACGAAAATAGTTCTCCCTAATAGATTTTTTTACTATGACAATAAAAAagtaattcaaaaaaatttttatgtcatgttaaattatatttaatcaaatcGATTTTAACGTAAGAGtgaaagaatttaaaaattttattcataaatcatgaaaaatatttataaatttaactactaatattatttaaaaaaattcttgaaaaaagataagattctaacataaatattttaatttaataacaaattatatattactattaatGAGTAATTATTATActttaaaaataagtaaatttattattcattgattttattatttttaatattaaaaataataaaattttaaatttaattaactttataaattttttataataaaattgaatatacgtgtttctatttaaaaaataattattttttatatatttttatatattatgacgGACACAACTACATATATATAACAcataatagtaatatataataatattctttCCAACAACGACTATGACGACTTTATTACGATATAAAGGTTAGGCATCATgtcaaaagggaaagaaaaagatcTTTAAGAGCACGATAAGAGAAGAagatttgtttaattaatttgtCAATAGAACAAATTAAAGTGGATGCATGCTATCATATATACTATATATGTGTCGCTTTTCTCTTGTATAAATATAGTTCCATGTTAGCTTAACTGAATTTCATCGATGTGCATGTATAGTATCAGAGAGTAGAGAGAATATAATACAATCAAATAATGGAAAAGTTAAATTTTGTGAAGAAGAATGGGGTAAGTAGAATGCCTCCTGGATTCAGATTCCAGCCAACGGATGAAGAGCTTGTGTTTCAGTATTTGAAATGTAAGGTCTTCTCATTCCCCTTGCCCGCTTCCATGATTCCTGACATCAATCTCTCCAACTATGATCCTTGGGATTTGCCAGGTACCTACATATGTACCCGTATACGTATGTATATTAAATAGTCACATACATAACATGATGGTTAATATATTGTTATTTTGATACATAGGAAATTGTGATGAACATCAAGAGATGTATTTCTTCAGCAGCAAGGAACCCAAGTATAGAAATGGAAGCCGCATGAACCGAACAACCACCTCTGGCTATTGGAAGGCAACAGGATCCGACAAAAGAATCATTTCATCTTCTAATAATAGTGACGATAATAGCATTCTTGGCATTAGAAAAACCCTAGTGTTTTACCAAGGGAAATCTCCCAATGGCACTAGAACTCACTGGGTCTTGCATGAATATCGCCTGGTTAGTACTACTCTACATGCTAATAACAATGCTTGCGATATAGGAGATTGGGTTCTGTGTCGCTTATCGGTGAAGAAAAGGAGTGTTGGGAGTGGTAGTATCATCATAAGCAAGAAAGCACGTTCTTCACcatcttcatcctcatcttctTCCACTTCAAGTAATAACGTCATGGAAGTATCTTCTTCATATGCTTCTTAATATCAACAATGCACTTCCTCCTCATGGTCTTGCTGACTATTGATTAAAACCACCATACATATTCTCACTCACAACCCGTCGTTTCTGCAACTAAATGGGTTCAGACCctttaaaattaacaagagaaatattagtgcgctattaaaatttattatttttggtcatcACTTTTAGCCATTAACTCAATTTCTTTAGTTTAATAATTCAATGACATGTTTTTAGACcacacttttaaatattgatggcTAACGAAtgatcaataataataaattttaatggtcTTCTAGTATTTTTCGATTAACAACACTAAATATGCTAATTAAGACTTTTTTATGTATCTTATATATTGTTGTTTCTTATTATAATATTGTAATGTACTTATCTCatctttctttctgtttttagGAGTAATTTAAATGAGTTTgatgatattattaatataagaatATGTTAGGTccacattaaaattaactaataaaattaattattaatataaaatatatattaaatataaaatatatattaaaaataaattaaattatatatat
Coding sequences:
- the LOC112732881 gene encoding NAC domain-containing protein 41; its protein translation is MEKLNFVKKNGVSRMPPGFRFQPTDEELVFQYLKCKVFSFPLPASMIPDINLSNYDPWDLPGNCDEHQEMYFFSSKEPKYRNGSRMNRTTTSGYWKATGSDKRIISSSNNSDDNSILGIRKTLVFYQGKSPNGTRTHWVLHEYRLVSTTLHANNNACDIGDWVLCRLSVKKRSVGSGSIIISKKARSSPSSSSSSSTSSNNVMEVSSSYAS